One Coffea arabica cultivar ET-39 chromosome 5e, Coffea Arabica ET-39 HiFi, whole genome shotgun sequence DNA segment encodes these proteins:
- the LOC140007008 gene encoding cysteine-rich receptor-like protein kinase 25, which translates to MPSFEMISRNLLFHFKYYMLCLLSFHTIEYCCSTSNDTNPWNYLDSYCGNITYNPNSPSGSIYRANLNFLLDTLSSHASWTDNNGFYNFSTGDDPSNKVYGLFLCRGDVNTDVCKECVADARTRLLHECPNKTAAIVWYDECLVRFSDQTIFSKADLGENLTRRNPFDVPGPDWDKFKMVLINLLHNAADKAANHTTGKKFAVEEGNYSTDQKRLYTLTQCTPDLSPYDCKRCLTEAIIDVPACCSKKQGGRVIYPSCNLRYEVSSFYDTVSSASPNSPGGPPPKSTEAESLQYSLTEIQIATNNFSMDNKIGEGGFGRVYKGVLGNGQEVAVKRLSRSSVQGAEEFKNEIVVVAKLQHRNLVRLLGFCLEGEEKILIYEFVANKSLDYFLFDPENKRSLNWSRRYNIIGGIAKGLLYLHEDSRLRIVHRDLKVSNILLDGNMSPKIADFGMAKICGVDQYEGNTNRIAGTVGYMAPEYTRWGQFSLKSDVFSFGVVILEIVTGKKSSDFHQSRDSEDLLSYAWNHWRLGQTLALLDSSIGDSYARNEVIQCIQVGLLCVEEDASKRPTMASVVCMLNPASVSLPTPHRPAVFRSNGSESRVDELKVDQSNAQRISAPSSVNDASITEPYPR; encoded by the exons ATGCCTTCCTTTGAAATGATCTCCAGAAATTTGTTGTTCCACTTCAAATATTACATGCTTTGTTTGCTTAGCTTCCATACCATTGAATATTGTTGTTCCACTTCCAACGACACAAACCCCTGGAACTATCTTGACTCTTACTGTGGAAATATTACATACAATCCTAACAGTCCTTCCGGCAGCATTTACAGAGCCAATCTGAATTTCTTGCTTGACACTCTGTCTTCGCATGCATCTTGGACAGACAACAATGGCTTCTATAATTTCAGTACTGGCGATGACCCTTCAAACAAGGTCTATGGCCTCTTTCTCTGTCGAGGTGATGTCAACACTGATGTTTGCAAAGAATGCGTCGCAGATGCCCGCACACGACTACTTCATGAGTGCCCGAATAAAACAGCTGCTATTGTTTGGTATGACGAGTGCTTGGTACGTTTTTCTGACCAGACGATCTTCTCCAAGGCTGATTTGGGAGAGAATTTGACTAGGCGCAATCCATTCGATGTCCCTGGACCTGACTGGGACAAATTCAAAATGGTATTGATCAATTTGTTGCATAACGCTGCGGATAAGGCTGCAAATCATACCACGGGCAAAAAGTTTGCTGTCGAAGAAGGCAATTATTCCACTGATCAAAAGAGATTGTATACCCTTACGCAGTGCACACCAGATCTATCCCCTTATGACTGCAAAAGGTGTCTCACAGAGGCTATAATAGATGTACCCGCGTGCTGTTCCAAGAAGCAGGGAGGGAGAGTAATTTATCCAAGCTGTAACCTGAGGTATGAGGTCTCCAGCTTCTATGATACTGTATCCTCTGCATCGCCAAACTCTCCTGGCGGTCCTCCTCCTAAATCCACTGAAG CCGAATCCTTACAGTATAGCTTAACTGAAATTCAAATTGCCACAAATAACTTCTCTATGGATAACAAAATTGGCGAAGGTGGATTTGGTCGTGTATACAAG GGTGTACTTGGTAATGGACAAGAAGTAGCTGTCAAAAGGCTGTCAAGGAGCTCAGTGCAAGGTGCAGaagaatttaaaaatgaaattgtAGTAGTTGCAAAGCTTCAACACAGAAATCTAGTTCGGCTATTGGGATTTTGCctggaaggagaagaaaagataCTCATCTATGAATTTGTTGCCAACAAAAGCCTTGACTACTTTCTCTTTG ATCCAGAAAATAAACGATCATTGAACTGGTCAAGACGTTACAATATCATTGGAGGTATAGCAAAAGGACTTCTTTATCTGCATGAGGATTCTCGTCTAAGAATTGTTCATCGCGATCTCAAAGTAAGTAATATATTATTGGATGGAAATATGAGTCCAAAGATAGCAGATTTTGGCATGGCAAAGATTTGTGGAGTTGATCAATATGAAGGAAACACAAATAGAATTGCTGGGACAGT TGGTTATATGGCTCCTGAATACACAAGGTGGGGTCAGTTCTCACTAAAGTCAGACGTGTTTAGTTTTGGGGTTGTAATTTTGGAAATTGTCACGGGCAAGAAGAGCAGTGACTTCCATCAATCTAGAGATTCCGAAGACCTTCTAAGCTAT GCTTGGAACCATTGGAGACTCGGCCAAACTTTAGCTCTTTTGGATTCAAGCATTGGAGATTCTTATGCCAGAAATGAAGTCATTCAATGCATCCAAGTTGGCTTACTATGTGTTGAAGAAGATGCCAGTAAAAGACCCACAATGGCTTCCGTGGTCTGCATGCTCAATCCTGCTTCTGTTTCCCTACCAACTCCACATCGTCCGGCAGTTTTCCGGAGCAATGGATCGGAGAGCAGGGTAGACGAGCTGAAAGTTGATCAATCCAACGCTCAAAGAATTTCAGCTCCAAGCTCTGTCAATGATGCATCAATTACTGAACCATATCCCAGATGA
- the LOC140007009 gene encoding cysteine-rich receptor-like protein kinase 10 — translation MSPKIADFGMAKICGVDQYEGNTNRIAGTVGYMAPKYTRWGQFSLKSDVFSFGVVILEIVTGKKSSDFHQSRDSEDLLSYAWNHWRRGQTLALLDSSVGDSYARNEVIQCIQVGLLCVEEDASKRPTMASVVCMLNPASVSLPTPHRPAVFRSNGSESRVDELKVDQSNTQRISAPSSVNDASITEPYPR, via the exons ATGAGTCCAAAGATAGCAGATTTTGGCATGGCAAAGATTTGTGGAGTTGATCAATATGAAGGAAACACAAATAGAATTGCTGGGACAGT TGGTTATATGGCTCCTAAATACACAAGGTGGGGTCAGTTCTCACTAAAGTCAGACGTGTTTAGTTTTGGGGTTGTAATTTTGGAAATTGTCACGGGCAAGAAGAGCAGTGACTTCCATCAATCTAGAGATTCCGAAGACCTTCTAAGCTAT GCTTGGAACCATTGGAGACGGGGCCAAACTTTAGCTCTTTTGGATTCAAGCGTTGGAGATTCTTATGCCAGAAATGAAGTCATTCAATGCATCCAAGTTGGCTTACTATGTGTTGAAGAAGATGCCAGTAAAAGACCCACAATGGCTTCCGTGGTCTGCATGCTCAATCCTGCTTCTGTTTCCCTACCAACTCCACATCGTCCGGCAGTTTTCCGGAGCAATGGATCGGAGAGCAGGGTAGACGAGCTGAAAGTTGATCAATCCAACACTCAAAGAATTTCAGCTCCAAGCTCTGTCAATGATGCATCAATTACTGAACCATATCCCAGATGA
- the LOC140006562 gene encoding cysteine-rich receptor-like protein kinase 25, whose protein sequence is MPAFEMISRKLLFHFHYYMLCFLSFHTTLTSPVNFLAPYCGNATYNPNSTTGSIYRTNLNFVLDALSSNASRTDTNGFYNFSTGNDPSNTVYGLLLCRGDLSPDVCKECVANASTRVFQECPNQTAAIVWYDECLLRFSDQTIFSKVDFGVRLAMYNVQNVTESDWYNFVLLLGNLLYNAADQAANQTWGKKFAVQQANFSAFQTLYALTQCTPDISGDDCKGCLESAIRTNLNLCCTIRVGGRVLFPSCNIRYELYRFYNSASPAPPPMSNLHPFTGAPPPSSTKGKGRRPLRAAFPIAVPLIGVAFVLFIIALVFLKRRSGKRYAAMAQQEATDGVVEIFTAESLQYSLTEIQIATNNFSVDSKIGEGGFGRVYKGVLGNGQEIAVKRLSRSSGQGAEEFKNEIVVVAKLQHRNLVRLLGFFLEGDEKILIYEFVPNKSLDSFLFGGFNLDILIVIFCCSM, encoded by the exons atgcCTGCCTTTGAAATGATCTCCCGAAAATTGTTGTTCCACTTCCATTATTACATGCTTTGTTTCCTTAGCTTCCATACCACACTCACTAGCCCCGTTAATTTTCTTGCGCCTTACTGTGGAAACGCTACATACAACCCTAACAGCACTACTGGCAGCATTTACAGAACCAATCTGAATTTCGTGCTTGACGCCCTGTCTTCAAATGCATCTCGAACAGACACCAATGGCTTCTATAATTTCAGTACTGGTAATGACCCTTCTAACACGGTCTATGGCCTCCTTCTCTGTCGAGGCGATCTCAGCCCTGATGTTTGCAAAGAATGTGTAGCAAATGCCAGCACAAGAGTATTTCAAGAGTGCCCGAATCAGACGGCTGCTATTGTTTGGTATGATGAGTGCTTGTTGCGTTTTTCTGACCAGACAATCTTCTCCAAGGTTGATTTCGGAGTGAGATTGGCTATGTACAACGTACAAAATGTCACTGAATCGGACTGGTACAACTTCGTATTGCTATTGGGAAATTTGTTGTATAACGCTGCGGATCAGGCTGCAAATCAAACATGGGGCAAAAAGTTTGCTGTTCAACAAGCCAACTTTTCCGCTTTTCAGACGTTGTATGCCCTTACACAGTGCACACCAGATATATCTGGTGATGACTGCAAAGGGTGCCTTGAAAGTGCTATCAGAACCAATCTGAACCTTTGTTGTACTATCAGAGTGGGAGGCAGAGTGCTCTTTCCAAGCTGTAATATTAGGTATGAGCTCTACCGCTTCTACAATAGTGCATCCCCTGCACCACCGCCTATGTCAAACTTACATCCCTTCACTGGCGCTCCTCCTCCTAGTTCCACTAAAG GCAAAGGGCGAAGACCCCTACGAGCAGCTTTTCCAATTGCTGTCCCACTAATCGGGGTTGCTTTTGTGCTATTTATCATAGCTTTAGTCTTCCTGAAAAGAAGATCAGGGAAGCGATATGCTGCTATGGCACAGCAGGAGGCAACTG ATGGAGTTGTTGAAATCTTTACAGCCGAATCCTTACAGTATAGCTTAACTGAAATTCAAATTGCCACAAATAACTTCTCTGTGGATAGCAAAATTGGCGAAGGTGGATTTGGTCGTGTATACAAG GGTGTACTTGGTAATGGACAAGAAATAGCTGTTAAAAGGCTGTCAAGGAGCTCAGGGCAAGGTGCAGaagaatttaaaaatgaaattgtAGTAGTTGCAAAGCTTCAACACAGAAATCTAGTTCGACTATTGGGATTTTTCCTGGAAGGAGATGAAAAGATACTCATCTATGAATTTGTTCCTAACAAAAGCCTTGACTCCTTTCTCTTTGGTGGGTTCAATCTAGACATACTTATAGTAATTTTTTGTTGTTCCATGTGA